CGTCTTCCTCCTTCCCATTCTCAACCTCCGGTTCATTCGTCACGGGCTCCACCGGCCTGATGGAGATGAACGCGCAACCGTTCTGGATCGCCTGAGAGGGATCTACGGTCGGAGTCTCGAGCTGGCCTTCCGCCGGCCACGTCTCGCAATCGGGACCGGCGTTGCCTCGGTGCTCGCCGCGGCGTTGCTCGGCTTCTTCATGCCGCGGCAACTCTTCCCGAAGGTCGACCGCAACCAGTTCGCGGTCGAGATCTATCTGCCCAGTGGTCGTCCGCTGGCACAGACGGATGACGTCGCCCGCCGCGTGGAACGGGAGTTGCTCCGAGACCCGCGCGTGACGCACGTCACGTCGTTTATCGGCACGAGTTCGCCGCGCTTCCATACCACGTACATACCCAACATGCCGTCGCGGAATTTCGCCCAGCTCCTGGTGTGCACGGTGAGTGACGAAGCGACGGTCGAAGTTCTGCACGAATACGAACAACGCCACCGGAATAGTTTCCCGGAAGGCTGGGTGCGCTGGAAGCAGCTCGACCTCCAGGCCACAAGTGCGCCGATCGAAGTCCGCCTCTCCGGCAGCGACATTCCGCAGTTGCGGCAGCTGGCGCTGCGCCTCGAAACAGCAGCCCGCGCGATCCCCGGCGTCACGTGGATCCGCAACGACTTCGGCGAGCCGCGACAGGGAGTGAGCGTGCTGCCAGACGCGGACAACGCCGCGCGCCTCGGAGTGTCGTCCGCCAGCCTCCAGGCCTCGCTCATGGCAGGAAGCAGTCTCGGCCTGCCGATCGCCACCCTCTGGGAGCACGCGGATCCGATACGGGTCATCCTCGGCGAGGATCCGCGCGAGTCCCAGACCATGCAGGGGTTCCGCCGGCAGTACGTTTCGTCGCTGCTGCTCGGCGCCGCCGTGCCCATCGAAGAGGTGGCTCACATTCGGCCGGATTGGAACGAGGAGGCGATCGTGCACCGCAACGGGGTGCGCACGCTGACCGTGCGTGTCGATGTCGGACCCGGGATCCTGGCGTCGGACGTCGAGCGCAAGCTGGACCGTGCCCTCAAGCTGATGGAGCCGACGCCCGGTATCCGGATCGGCTGGGGCGGCGAACGGGAGGGCACCGTGGAGAACTACACACCCATGTCAGTCTCAATGGCCGCGAGCGTGGCCATCATCTACCTGATCCTGCTCTTCGAGTTCGGACGGCATCGGCTGGTTCTGCTCGTGATGGTCACGATGCCACTCGCGCTGTTCGGCGCCGTACTTGGACTGATGCTCACGGGAAACGCCTTCGGATTCACGTCGTTTCTGGGCGTCATCGGCCTCATGGGCATCGTCGTCCGAAACGGAATCATCCTCGTGGGATTCGCCGAGGAGCTTCGCGCGCAGGGAATGTCTAGTCGGGACGCTGCCCTGGCCGCTGGTATGCGTCGTATGCGGCCCATCGTGCTGACGGCGGCAGCGGCCGCCGTCGGCGTGGTGCCGATGATCCTGAGTGGTTCCACGCTCTGGGGTCCGCTCGGCGCCGTGACCTTCTTTGGCCTGATCTTCTCGACGCTCCTGACCTTGATCGTGCTGCCGGTTGCGTACTGGTTGATGGCGCGGAGTGTCCCGATCCGGCATGCCTCGACCGCGGCCGCGAGCGGCGTCCTCTTGTTGGTGTCACTGTGCGCATTTCCCATCACGGCGGGGGCGCAATCGGGAACGCTGACGCTTGACCAGGTGCGACGTTTGGCCGCGCGAAATGCGCCCAAGGTTCGGCAGGCTTTGGAGGAAACGACGGCAGCCGTTCAGACACGTCGCGCTGCATTTACGAATTTCTTCCCTTCGGTGTCATCCGCCGCCGTGGCTGTGGCGGCGCGCACGCCGCTTGTTGACGTGAACATTCCTGGCGGCAACTTGCCCGTAAACGATGCCAGGGGTGCATCCACGGGGAACGTTACCGACTTCCCGGGAGTCAGCATGGCGCTGGCTGACCGTGTTCGCGTGCTCTCGTTGACCGCGGTGCAGCCACTCTACGTCGGCGGGCGAGTCGTCAATGGCAATCGACTGGCCGCGCTGGGCGTGGCGGTGGCCGATGACAAGGCCGCCCTCGCTCGACGCGACGCGGTCGCCCAGGCGGAGGAGAAATATTGGCGGCTGGTGACGCTGGGCCAGAAAGGCCAGACGCTGCGTGCTTACAAGGCGCTGCTCACTGATCTGGAACGGCAGGCGAGCGATGCCGTGGCGGCTGGACTGGTGACTTCCAACGACCTCCTCAAGGTGCGGCTGAAGCTGCAGGAAGCCGATGTCGATCGTTCGCGGCTGGAGAGCGGCCGCCGGTTGGCAACTCGCGATCTTCGATTGCACTTGGGATTGTCGGAGTCGGCGCCGACAGAGGTAACGGATACCGTCCCGGAACCCGCGGCCGACGAAGCCTCGCTCGGCGATTCGGGATTGGACATACTGGTGCGACGCCCGGAGCTTCGATTGCTGGGACTGGCTGTTCGCGCGGAGGCGCTAAAGACTTCGATGGCGATCGGAAGCGCATTGCCTGCGGTCTCGGTGGGAGCGCAGTTGCTGCGCTACGATCTTGGCGGCCTCGGAACACGCGGGGATGCGCTGGTCTTTGCCACCGTCAGCGTCCCGCTCAGCGGCGCGTGGAAGACGGCGCATGAGGTGCGTGGGCTTCAGGCGCGAGAGCGCATGGCCGCGCTGCAATTGTCCGAGGCTCGGGATCTCGTGGCGCTCGAGATTTCGAAGCGACACGACGACGTCATGTCCGCCTGGCTGGCCTCGCGGGTCGCGGATCTCGGCGTGCGGCAGGCCACGGTGAACTTGAAGGAGGCATCCGACCGCTCGGCGGGAGGACTCGCTACGCTGTCCGACCTTCTTGAGGCGCAGGTCCTACACCGTCAGGCGCTGGACCGGCAGACCGACGCGCGGGTGGACTACTGGCTGGCTCGGTCTGCTTTCCTCCGCGCAATGGGGGCGGACGAGTTGCCTGCGGCGGAGGCGAGGGTGAGGTAAGATCCGGGGCCGCCGTCTCTCACGGTCTTCGCGCAGTTGCTGAGGTTATCCCACTTGGAGAATCACCATCATGCAAGACCAAACAGGCAACACGACGGGCGACGGCAACGATACCGTCGAGTTCGAAGCTGAAGTGAGCAGCGCTGTCGGAGCGGGTGATGATGTGCAGGAATTGGTGAAGCGGCTCACCTTGCGCGCGATCAGCGCGCATTCGCTCGATAGCGCCTCCCTTGGGCTGATCATTCGTGCCGTGCTGCGCGGCGCGCGGGCGGGTGCGCAACAGGAGTTGCACCAGTCCGCCGCACAGATCGAAATCACGCGAGGACGTCTCACCCAGGCAGTCGCCGGGCTGGACGCGGCGTTGGCGCAGTTCGTCGCAGCGTCGACACTGGCGCTGAAAGAGGCAGCAGGCCGGGCTCGGCAATTTTCCCATGAGGATCTGACCCGCGCCTATACTGACTTGGGAGCCCTGGAGGCGCTGTTCCTGGACAGCCTGCAACGCTCGGCATCGAGTGGCAAGGATGTGGCGGAGGAAATTCTCGCCGACCTTGCAGCGCACGCGCGCATCCATGGTTCTGCCGTCGGAGCGCAGTTGAAGGAAGCCTTGGTCGTAGTCGGGAAGCAGGGCTACGAGGCGGGACGGACGCAGGCAGGGGCGGGTCTGCATCTGGCAGAAGCTACTTCCGACCTGTTGCGCCAAATCACTGCCGGCGTGCTCAGCGGACTGGCCGATCGCGTCAAGCCCTCCCACCGGCCTGCGAGCGAGAGCGACTGATGTTCTGGCAGGCGCTGACGGCGGCACGCGATCTTGGACGACTGCGCGAGATCGCCTCGATTCTGATTCGCTACGGGTTCGGCGACATGGTACGCCGGATGGGACTCGCCAATGCGCTGGAACGAGCCGGTCAGTCATTACGGTTGAGCAGTTCGTCGGATAGCGCGCACATGCTCCCGCCTGCACGGGCGCGGCGGGCGCTCGAGGAGATGGGACCGGCCTTCGTCAAGCTCGGGCAAGTGCTCGCTACCCGTGTGGATCTGTTTGAACCCGAGTGGATCGCCGAATTCAGCAAGCTGCAGGACAGTGCCCCCAGCGCTCCGTACGCCGAGATACGTCAGCAGCTCTCCGATGACCTGGGCGCGCCGCCCGAGGAGATCTTCGTCGCCTTCGATCCCCAGCCGCTAGCCGCCGCCTCCATCGCGCAGGTGCATCGCGCGCGGCTTGCCGACGGCAGTGAGGTCGTGGTCAAGGTGCGTCGGCCGGGCATCCGGCCGATCATTGAGGCCGACCTGCGCTGGCTCTCAAGACTGGCGGAACTGGCCGAGACGGGAAGCCCGGAACTGCGCCGCTACCGTCCGCGAGAAGTGGTGCGTCAGTTCACCGAATCGCTGCTGCGCGAGCTTGATTTCGGCGTCGAATGTCGCAATGCCGAGCGCATCGCTACGAATTTTGCGGAGTATTCCGACGCTGACTCCCCGCGCGATGTGCCCACCGGCAGTGCCATCGCTGACACCCCAGTCGAACCACACCCAGCGACTGCGCCCATCGTCATCCCCCGCGTCTACTGGCCATGGACGGGGGAGCGCGTGTGTGTGCAGGAATTCATCGACGGCATTCCCGGACGCAATCTGGCCGCAGCTGAGGCTGCGGGCCTCGACCGCCAGATACTTGCCCGGCGTGGTGCGCACGCGGTGTTGAAGATGATGATCGAGGACGGCTTCTTCCATGCCGACCCGCATCCCGGCAACATCTTCTATCTGCCCGGCAGCCGTATCGCCTTTATCGACTTCGGCATGATTGGGCGGCTTACGGAGCAACGCCGCGGTCAGCTGATTCGCCTGCTGCTGGGACTGGTGCAGCAGGAACCCGCACGCGTCGTCGAGGTGTTGCTCGACTGGACCGGCGACGGCGAGGTCAACGAGGACGATCTGACGTTGGAAATCCAGGTCTTCGTCGATCAATACCACGGCGTGCCGTTGAAGCGGCTCAAGATCGGCACCATGCTCGCCGACCTCGTTGCGATCCTCCGACAGCACCGGCTAGCGCTGCCACCGGACTTGGCGCTCCTGGTCAAGGCGTTCGTCACACTCGAGGGCATGGGGCGCGAGCTTGATCCGGACTTCGACCTGGTCGGCGAAGCCATGCCTCTGCTGGAACAGGCGATGCGCGCCCGCTATTCCCCGGCCGCCCTCATCAAGCGCGGCTGGTGGAGCGCGAGCGAGGCGCTCTCGCTGATGGACGGTCTGCCCCAGGATCTTTCCCGGCTACTCCGTGCCGCGCGGCGCGGTCGGCTCGAAGTTCACGTTGATGTCACGCACTTGAAACGCGTCGGCAATCA
This region of Gemmatimonadaceae bacterium genomic DNA includes:
- a CDS encoding efflux RND transporter permease subunit, which translates into the protein MKAHNLVERAMIEWRIVVTLVAGLAMFGTISFLTMPRQEFPEFTVRQGLVVGIMPGATSAEVEERLAKPVEAFLFSFAEVNKLKTYSLSKEGQLIVFVELNDRVAGLAADAFWAKLRLGLTELREQSLPPQVVALVGNNDFGDTSALLLTLTSEGHSARDLQTQLEVVEAQLRRLPGTSKLRRFGMQREVIRVTLSSERLSHYGVRPATVWLALQGTAGQPAPARLDTKTLELSVHVGAVLRSEDKLAQTIVFSSPTGSHVRLADVASIRREYGHDDAFVRFDGKQAVVLSVEMQKGHNIATFGREVDEALTEARRELPPTVRIARVVDQPQVVAVAVGHFLRDFGLAIMAVIAMTMLLLPLRVAMVAAVSIPISILITLGVLNALGVQLQTVSLAGLIVVLGMVVDNAIVIIDDHVERLDHGADVWTAARESATSLAGPVFSATLAIIMAYVPLAWFLKGMGGEFVGSLPVTIAVALGASLLVSVFLLPILNLRFIRHGLHRPDGDERATVLDRLRGIYGRSLELAFRRPRLAIGTGVASVLAAALLGFFMPRQLFPKVDRNQFAVEIYLPSGRPLAQTDDVARRVERELLRDPRVTHVTSFIGTSSPRFHTTYIPNMPSRNFAQLLVCTVSDEATVEVLHEYEQRHRNSFPEGWVRWKQLDLQATSAPIEVRLSGSDIPQLRQLALRLETAARAIPGVTWIRNDFGEPRQGVSVLPDADNAARLGVSSASLQASLMAGSSLGLPIATLWEHADPIRVILGEDPRESQTMQGFRRQYVSSLLLGAAVPIEEVAHIRPDWNEEAIVHRNGVRTLTVRVDVGPGILASDVERKLDRALKLMEPTPGIRIGWGGEREGTVENYTPMSVSMAASVAIIYLILLFEFGRHRLVLLVMVTMPLALFGAVLGLMLTGNAFGFTSFLGVIGLMGIVVRNGIILVGFAEELRAQGMSSRDAALAAGMRRMRPIVLTAAAAAVGVVPMILSGSTLWGPLGAVTFFGLIFSTLLTLIVLPVAYWLMARSVPIRHASTAAASGVLLLVSLCAFPITAGAQSGTLTLDQVRRLAARNAPKVRQALEETTAAVQTRRAAFTNFFPSVSSAAVAVAARTPLVDVNIPGGNLPVNDARGASTGNVTDFPGVSMALADRVRVLSLTAVQPLYVGGRVVNGNRLAALGVAVADDKAALARRDAVAQAEEKYWRLVTLGQKGQTLRAYKALLTDLERQASDAVAAGLVTSNDLLKVRLKLQEADVDRSRLESGRRLATRDLRLHLGLSESAPTEVTDTVPEPAADEASLGDSGLDILVRRPELRLLGLAVRAEALKTSMAIGSALPAVSVGAQLLRYDLGGLGTRGDALVFATVSVPLSGAWKTAHEVRGLQARERMAALQLSEARDLVALEISKRHDDVMSAWLASRVADLGVRQATVNLKEASDRSAGGLATLSDLLEAQVLHRQALDRQTDARVDYWLARSAFLRAMGADELPAAEARVR
- a CDS encoding DUF6781 family protein, translated to MQDQTGNTTGDGNDTVEFEAEVSSAVGAGDDVQELVKRLTLRAISAHSLDSASLGLIIRAVLRGARAGAQQELHQSAAQIEITRGRLTQAVAGLDAALAQFVAASTLALKEAAGRARQFSHEDLTRAYTDLGALEALFLDSLQRSASSGKDVAEEILADLAAHARIHGSAVGAQLKEALVVVGKQGYEAGRTQAGAGLHLAEATSDLLRQITAGVLSGLADRVKPSHRPASESD
- a CDS encoding AarF/UbiB family protein, with amino-acid sequence MFWQALTAARDLGRLREIASILIRYGFGDMVRRMGLANALERAGQSLRLSSSSDSAHMLPPARARRALEEMGPAFVKLGQVLATRVDLFEPEWIAEFSKLQDSAPSAPYAEIRQQLSDDLGAPPEEIFVAFDPQPLAAASIAQVHRARLADGSEVVVKVRRPGIRPIIEADLRWLSRLAELAETGSPELRRYRPREVVRQFTESLLRELDFGVECRNAERIATNFAEYSDADSPRDVPTGSAIADTPVEPHPATAPIVIPRVYWPWTGERVCVQEFIDGIPGRNLAAAEAAGLDRQILARRGAHAVLKMMIEDGFFHADPHPGNIFYLPGSRIAFIDFGMIGRLTEQRRGQLIRLLLGLVQQEPARVVEVLLDWTGDGEVNEDDLTLEIQVFVDQYHGVPLKRLKIGTMLADLVAILRQHRLALPPDLALLVKAFVTLEGMGRELDPDFDLVGEAMPLLEQAMRARYSPAALIKRGWWSASEALSLMDGLPQDLSRLLRAARRGRLEVHVDVTHLKRVGNQLDRAASRLVVGIVVAALIIGSSIVMTVPGGPKMLGLPSFGLLGFLGAVVGGIWLLTSIWRSGGRE